A region of Moorena producens PAL-8-15-08-1 DNA encodes the following proteins:
- a CDS encoding pentapeptide repeat-containing protein — MVVKQNELEQCYRVLELEPGASPEEVNQAYKDLAFIWHPDRVPEDNPRLKQKAEEKLKLLNQAREKLRSHHKSPTASQKQARGRTQYRNYRNSNPRPKPPPSAQPNPPNYYKYKQPERSRAQPSTTAQPRTPKTPANARAQPYTPAQPRTPKTPANARAQPYTPAQTRTPKTPAESRAQPYTPAQPQNPKPPAESRAQPSTPAQTRTTQAQARTAQPPGNSRTQPSTPAQTRAPKAPPDLSGADFRGADLKERDFSNRNLQSANLSQANLKDCFLHRVNLAEANLEGANLFRANLFQANLSKANLREANLIGADLSGADLSGADMSGAKVGSNGKLLVKLTGANLRGAVLPDGSIHD, encoded by the coding sequence ATGGTGGTGAAGCAAAATGAGCTAGAGCAATGCTATAGAGTTCTTGAACTCGAGCCTGGAGCATCACCGGAAGAAGTGAACCAGGCTTACAAGGATTTAGCATTTATTTGGCATCCCGATCGTGTTCCTGAGGATAATCCTCGCCTCAAGCAAAAAGCTGAAGAAAAACTTAAGTTACTCAATCAGGCACGAGAAAAATTGCGATCGCATCATAAATCACCCACTGCTTCACAAAAGCAAGCTAGGGGCAGAACACAGTATCGGAATTATCGTAATTCAAATCCAAGACCAAAACCACCACCATCAGCCCAGCCAAACCCACCAAACTATTACAAATACAAACAACCAGAACGATCTAGAGCCCAACCATCGACGACCGCTCAACCTCGGACTCCCAAGACCCCTGCTAACGCTAGAGCCCAACCATACACTCCCGCCCAACCTCGGACTCCCAAGACCCCTGCTAACGCTAGAGCCCAACCATACACTCCCGCCCAAACTCGGACTCCCAAGACCCCTGCTGAATCAAGAGCCCAACCATACACTCCCGCCCAACCTCAGAATCCCAAGCCCCCTGCTGAATCAAGAGCCCAACCATCCACTCCCGCCCAAACTCGGACTACTCAAGCCCAAGCTCGGACTGCCCAGCCCCCCGGTAACTCTAGAACCCAGCCATCCACTCCCGCTCAAACTCGGGCTCCCAAAGCCCCTCCTGACTTGAGTGGTGCTGATTTTAGGGGAGCAGACCTCAAAGAACGAGACTTCTCAAATCGGAATCTCCAATCCGCTAACTTAAGTCAGGCTAACCTAAAAGACTGCTTTCTCCATCGGGTCAATCTTGCCGAGGCTAACCTCGAAGGTGCTAATCTCTTTAGAGCCAATTTATTTCAAGCTAACCTCAGTAAGGCTAACTTACGAGAGGCTAATCTGATTGGAGCTGATTTGAGTGGAGCTGATTTGAGTGGAGCTGACATGAGTGGAGCTAAAGTGGGTTCTAATGGTAAGCTCTTGGTGAAACTGACAGGGGCAAACCTCAGGGGTGCAGTTTTGCCCGATGGCAGTATCCACGACTAA
- a CDS encoding DUF1574 family protein has translation MHILCEHPQGVEANKVVNRLIKALKLQQGEAQFPLDLANPIYQIIVYGRRVGQKRPDWIKQIAIKLPTDDTTHASKQSSQTSFDAITTDADLTVSNESLARSGEPDAIARYLSESLSYLSVSVKVRIQHQDSKARRFSGASSNVKQTNRHPSPPNRRLWIICNSHYSPDPSLLSEPIIDRLHSLQLQGFRDAVICFQVSGEATPDWKQRVDLTPPEQVLKEWARWGDVEAIQRLLNQGLAAVGITVRAILKESTLHVFCSVIHRRKTIAPEKETVVSAIASVLDLIAPQGIQGATIYGVDSTQFPSQTLLSQQADSLQPPFGKNGQAANNSLLPETESPAWIHWLNLPAADHQSLGESTYSLAQTGHHDALTFLLERLLNPDIDQRLVTGGIRVKIRRKQDLLHIMSEATVCPRKSQVTRKITRFLEQLAMSEITGLRLYGRRAGGTSPSWNYGVDFVHRQRLVPEATPEFAASDAYLSDLVTPTGEPVLRRDLTHDDLNQGLKGAVDGLVYILQRLLCYSQLFVPTLENQDMAAFSDKRQAKGKLSIQGVGVAMVWGVAGLLLTLITDWRFSELLQSQASPSAEVKAVTNSSPKPIALPQLSLQKGAGLGTENFNTSGFTAPGDTMVIVNENGNATMAAMLAAARSPNPSFNNQMLDEKLALYQQRLLQSGIPDVLIMGSSRAMRGIDPIALQDALEEQGYPDIDVFNFGVNGATAQVVDFMVRRVLTPEQLPKLIIWADGVRAFNNGRVDATYNSIIASPGYEALMAGVFPNRTKEPPLPTDTTDQPLEVLNDGYQFISGWLNESIAKISLTYPHRSQLKSLLQEKLVDLEKFLQPDTTETAKKPQNTLSPTWKIDFDGFLPLSTRFNTATYYQKHPKVPGIYDGDYRYFQLGGQQDRALRNLMEFAQKHDLSIVMVNLPLTKEYLDPVRTKYEKQFQRYMYNFDLEGGLIFRDFNKMLLTKHDYFSDPSHLNRYGAYQVSNQLAKDPIMPWSLVISD, from the coding sequence TTGCACATTCTGTGTGAACACCCTCAGGGAGTAGAAGCCAATAAGGTAGTCAACCGCCTTATCAAAGCCCTGAAACTGCAACAGGGAGAAGCTCAGTTTCCCCTAGACTTAGCAAACCCGATCTATCAAATAATTGTTTATGGACGTCGAGTGGGGCAGAAGCGTCCAGACTGGATTAAGCAAATTGCTATCAAACTACCGACCGATGATACTACTCATGCTTCTAAGCAATCTTCCCAGACGTCTTTCGACGCCATAACCACTGATGCGGACCTAACTGTCTCAAACGAAAGTCTTGCCCGTTCTGGAGAACCAGATGCGATCGCTCGTTATCTCAGTGAATCCCTCAGTTACCTAAGTGTCAGTGTTAAAGTCCGGATCCAACACCAAGATTCCAAAGCTAGAAGATTTTCCGGGGCAAGTTCTAATGTTAAACAAACTAACCGTCACCCTTCACCCCCTAACCGACGGCTCTGGATAATTTGTAATTCTCATTACAGCCCCGATCCCTCCTTACTATCTGAGCCGATCATCGACCGGTTACATTCCTTGCAACTCCAAGGGTTTCGAGATGCCGTCATTTGCTTTCAGGTAAGTGGGGAAGCCACTCCTGATTGGAAGCAGCGAGTGGATTTGACCCCTCCAGAACAAGTCCTCAAGGAATGGGCTCGTTGGGGAGATGTAGAAGCAATCCAGCGGTTATTAAATCAGGGGTTGGCAGCGGTGGGAATAACCGTTCGAGCCATTCTCAAAGAAAGCACCCTACATGTATTTTGTAGCGTCATTCACCGCCGGAAAACGATTGCCCCAGAAAAAGAAACTGTAGTCAGTGCTATTGCCTCAGTACTGGATTTAATCGCTCCTCAAGGAATCCAGGGTGCAACTATTTATGGTGTAGACTCAACTCAGTTCCCTAGTCAAACATTACTGTCTCAGCAAGCTGACTCTCTCCAACCCCCCTTTGGCAAGAATGGTCAAGCTGCCAACAATTCCTTACTGCCAGAAACCGAATCCCCAGCCTGGATTCACTGGCTCAACTTACCAGCAGCAGACCACCAGAGTTTAGGAGAATCCACCTATTCCTTAGCCCAAACAGGGCATCACGATGCCTTGACCTTTTTGTTGGAGCGCTTACTCAATCCCGACATTGACCAACGATTGGTAACAGGTGGAATAAGGGTGAAAATTCGCCGTAAACAAGACTTGTTGCACATCATGAGCGAGGCAACGGTCTGTCCTCGAAAATCTCAGGTCACTCGAAAAATTACCCGCTTCCTAGAGCAACTGGCTATGTCCGAAATTACTGGGTTACGGCTCTATGGACGTCGAGCTGGTGGTACCTCCCCCTCCTGGAACTATGGAGTTGATTTTGTTCATCGACAGCGTCTAGTCCCAGAAGCTACCCCAGAGTTTGCTGCCTCAGATGCCTACCTGAGTGATTTGGTAACTCCCACTGGGGAACCAGTACTGCGTCGTGATCTAACCCACGACGATCTCAACCAGGGTTTAAAAGGAGCAGTTGATGGTCTAGTTTACATACTCCAGCGTTTACTATGCTACTCTCAGCTATTTGTACCAACTTTAGAAAACCAAGACATGGCAGCCTTCTCAGACAAGAGACAGGCCAAGGGGAAATTATCTATCCAAGGCGTAGGAGTAGCCATGGTATGGGGCGTAGCAGGATTACTACTAACACTGATCACAGATTGGCGTTTTAGTGAGCTCCTACAGTCTCAAGCCTCACCGTCAGCGGAAGTAAAGGCAGTGACTAACTCATCACCCAAACCCATTGCTTTGCCCCAACTATCTTTGCAAAAAGGGGCGGGTCTCGGGACTGAAAACTTCAACACCTCTGGGTTTACTGCTCCTGGGGATACCATGGTGATTGTGAATGAAAACGGCAATGCCACCATGGCAGCCATGCTGGCTGCAGCGCGATCGCCTAATCCTTCATTCAATAACCAGATGTTAGATGAAAAGCTAGCTCTGTACCAACAACGCCTGCTTCAGAGTGGTATCCCTGATGTCCTGATTATGGGGAGTTCCAGGGCCATGCGGGGAATCGATCCCATTGCCCTGCAAGATGCCTTAGAAGAACAGGGCTATCCTGACATTGACGTCTTTAACTTTGGGGTTAATGGTGCCACAGCTCAGGTAGTAGACTTCATGGTTCGGCGCGTCTTAACTCCAGAGCAACTGCCTAAATTGATTATTTGGGCTGATGGGGTCAGAGCCTTTAACAATGGTCGAGTTGATGCTACCTACAACTCGATTATCGCATCACCAGGCTACGAAGCTCTAATGGCAGGAGTTTTTCCGAACCGCACTAAAGAACCGCCATTACCGACAGATACCACAGACCAACCTCTAGAGGTTTTGAATGATGGATATCAGTTCATCAGTGGCTGGCTAAATGAATCAATAGCCAAAATTTCGTTAACTTATCCTCACCGAAGCCAGCTCAAATCTCTGTTACAGGAAAAGTTGGTTGACCTAGAAAAGTTCCTGCAACCAGACACAACCGAGACTGCCAAAAAGCCTCAAAATACATTATCCCCAACCTGGAAAATTGACTTTGATGGATTCCTTCCCCTGTCAACTCGTTTTAACACCGCTACCTACTACCAAAAACATCCTAAAGTTCCCGGTATTTATGATGGTGATTACCGGTATTTTCAGCTAGGAGGTCAGCAAGACAGAGCCCTAAGAAATTTGATGGAATTTGCCCAGAAGCATGACCTTAGTATCGTTATGGTCAACCTACCCCTGACTAAAGAATATTTAGATCCAGTTCGGACAAAATATGAAAAACAATTTCAGCGATACATGTACAATTTTGATTTAGAAGGGGGATTAATTTTCCGAGATTTCAATAAGATGTTGCTAACTAAACATGACTACTTTTCTGACCCCAGCCATCTCAACCGGTATGGTGCTTACCAAGTTTCTAACCAGTTGGCTAAAGATCCAATCATGCCTTGGTCATTAGTAATTAGTGATTAA
- the ccsB gene encoding c-type cytochrome biogenesis protein CcsB, giving the protein MDLVTLQNKLDNIAFFVLFVTMLIYWVGAAFPKIPYLSPLGTSGMATANLCTATLLGARWLEAGYFPISNLYESLFFLTWGITTVHLIAENMSRSRLVGVATAPAAMGITAFAALSLPPDMQESAPLVPALKSNWLMMHVSIMMLSYATLMVGSLVAIAFLVITRGQNVELRGSSVGTGGYRSKTNVPNNLPGNSTFKLQRNGNQPISQPVVTSDTSSPLAELGQSNAASTTAVLDLVTTPDSPVPSVSTASTLSPQRLNIADTLDNISYRIIGLGFPLLTIGIIAGAVWANEAWGSYWSWDPKETWALITWLVFAAYLHARITRGWQGRRPAILAGTGLLVVWVCYLGVNLLGKGLHSYGWFF; this is encoded by the coding sequence ATGGATCTGGTTACACTCCAGAACAAATTAGATAATATTGCCTTTTTCGTCCTGTTTGTGACGATGTTAATTTACTGGGTAGGAGCGGCTTTTCCTAAAATCCCTTATTTGTCACCCTTAGGAACATCAGGGATGGCAACCGCCAACCTTTGCACTGCTACCTTACTCGGAGCAAGATGGCTAGAGGCAGGCTACTTCCCGATCAGTAATCTCTATGAATCCCTGTTTTTCCTGACCTGGGGAATTACCACAGTTCATCTAATTGCTGAAAACATGAGTCGCAGCCGATTGGTAGGGGTGGCTACTGCACCAGCAGCCATGGGAATTACCGCATTTGCGGCTCTATCCCTACCACCAGACATGCAGGAAAGTGCTCCATTGGTACCTGCTCTGAAATCCAATTGGTTAATGATGCATGTTAGTATCATGATGCTAAGTTACGCCACCCTGATGGTCGGTTCCCTGGTAGCGATCGCATTTTTAGTGATTACCCGTGGTCAGAACGTGGAACTGCGAGGAAGTTCTGTCGGCACTGGTGGCTATCGCAGCAAGACTAACGTACCGAATAACTTACCAGGGAATTCCACTTTTAAACTACAGCGCAACGGTAATCAACCAATTTCTCAGCCTGTAGTTACCTCTGATACCTCATCCCCTTTAGCTGAACTGGGACAGAGTAATGCAGCTAGTACTACAGCAGTGCTCGATTTAGTAACTACCCCCGACTCACCAGTACCATCAGTATCCACAGCATCCACCCTCTCACCCCAGAGGCTTAATATTGCCGACACTCTCGATAATATCAGCTATCGTATTATTGGGCTGGGGTTTCCTCTGCTCACCATTGGGATTATTGCCGGTGCCGTTTGGGCAAACGAGGCTTGGGGTTCATACTGGAGTTGGGACCCAAAAGAAACCTGGGCATTAATTACTTGGCTAGTGTTTGCTGCCTATCTCCATGCCCGCATTACCCGTGGGTGGCAAGGACGCCGACCAGCAATTTTGGCAGGGACAGGACTTCTAGTTGTCTGGGTTTGCTATCTAGGAGTCAATCTATTGGGTAAAGGCTTACATTCCTACGGCTGGTTCTTCTAA
- the psbA gene encoding photosystem II q(b) protein, whose protein sequence is MTTTLRGRESGNLWDRFCNWITSTNNRLYVGWFGVLMIPCLLTATICFIIAFIAAPPVDIDGIREPVAGSLIYGNNIISGAVVPSSNAIGLHFYPIWEAASLDEWLYNGGPYQLIVFHFLVGIFCWMGRQWELSYRLGMRPWICVAYSAPVAAATSVFLIYPIGQGSFSDGMPLGISGTFNFMFVFQAEHNILMHPFHMLGVAGVFGGALFSAMHGSLVTSSLVRETTEIESQNYGYKFGQEEETYNIVAAHGYFGRLIFQYASFNNSRSLHFFLGAWPVVGIWFTALGISTMAFNLNGFNFNQSVLDSQGHVINTWADVLNRANLGFEVMHERNAHNFPLDLAASEVAPVAVSAPIING, encoded by the coding sequence ATGACAACTACATTAAGAGGTCGTGAAAGCGGCAATCTTTGGGATCGGTTTTGTAACTGGATTACCTCCACCAATAACCGCCTCTACGTAGGCTGGTTCGGTGTTTTGATGATCCCTTGCTTGCTAACCGCTACCATCTGCTTTATCATCGCCTTCATCGCTGCTCCTCCGGTGGACATCGACGGTATCCGTGAACCGGTGGCTGGCTCTCTGATCTACGGTAACAACATCATTTCTGGTGCCGTTGTACCTTCTTCAAATGCTATCGGCTTGCACTTCTACCCGATTTGGGAAGCCGCTTCCTTGGATGAATGGTTATACAACGGTGGCCCTTACCAGCTGATTGTGTTTCACTTCCTAGTTGGCATCTTCTGCTGGATGGGTCGTCAGTGGGAGCTGAGCTATCGTCTGGGTATGCGTCCTTGGATTTGCGTAGCTTACAGTGCCCCTGTGGCTGCCGCTACCTCTGTTTTCCTGATCTACCCCATTGGTCAAGGCAGTTTCTCTGATGGCATGCCTCTAGGAATCAGTGGTACCTTCAACTTCATGTTCGTATTCCAAGCAGAGCACAACATCCTGATGCACCCCTTCCACATGCTCGGTGTAGCTGGTGTATTTGGTGGTGCGCTGTTTAGTGCGATGCACGGTTCTCTAGTGACCTCTTCCCTGGTTCGTGAGACTACCGAAATCGAGTCTCAGAACTATGGTTACAAGTTCGGTCAAGAAGAAGAAACCTACAACATCGTTGCTGCTCACGGTTACTTTGGCCGTTTGATCTTCCAGTATGCTAGCTTCAACAACAGCCGTTCCTTGCACTTCTTCTTGGGTGCTTGGCCAGTTGTTGGCATCTGGTTTACCGCTTTGGGTATTAGCACTATGGCCTTCAACCTGAACGGCTTCAACTTCAACCAGTCAGTGCTTGATTCTCAAGGTCACGTCATCAACACCTGGGCTGATGTGCTTAACCGGGCTAACTTGGGCTTTGAAGTGATGCACGAGCGTAATGCTCACAACTTCCCTCTCGATTTGGCTGCTAGTGAGGTGGCTCCAGTTGCTGTGAGTGCTCCTATCATCAATGGTTAA
- a CDS encoding KGK domain-containing protein, which yields MDNQFKPLAVGEVLSVDESAQIFIGNRTFRVGEFLVAIKNKLVEVLGDEWSAEQESWFSESGIPCEVLQFSANNWQQGKVRLNLEFCLVEAQDKVDNISAIGGETLQSTSTQVAEQLDLTEPETSNDSGLELGVGAATVAVTAPGISLAEELEEDASTAISDEMTLKPTLDADEDIALDQTLTSQEDDFDLGGFSDSQESEEDIGFEQTPTSTEDEFDLGDFSDSQESEEDIGFEQTTTNQEDDFDLGEFSDTEEDIGFEQTTTNQEDDFDLGDFSDSEEDIEFVESPTAEEEDLLDLSAVSTDSSNDFDLGDMSDDSDEDMFKLDDISFDEESENGDDNSLMDDVWQEMNELK from the coding sequence GTGGATAATCAGTTCAAGCCACTCGCTGTTGGTGAAGTACTATCAGTGGATGAATCTGCTCAAATCTTTATTGGTAACCGTACCTTTAGGGTCGGTGAATTCTTAGTTGCTATCAAAAACAAATTGGTAGAAGTTTTAGGGGATGAATGGAGTGCAGAACAGGAAAGTTGGTTTAGCGAATCCGGTATTCCCTGTGAAGTGTTGCAATTTTCTGCAAATAACTGGCAGCAAGGCAAGGTAAGACTTAATCTAGAATTTTGCCTTGTCGAGGCTCAGGATAAAGTTGATAATATATCAGCTATTGGTGGTGAAACATTACAAAGCACATCAACCCAGGTAGCAGAACAGCTAGACCTCACAGAGCCAGAAACTAGTAATGATTCTGGATTGGAGCTGGGAGTTGGAGCAGCCACAGTTGCTGTGACTGCTCCTGGAATATCACTAGCTGAAGAACTGGAGGAAGATGCCTCAACTGCTATCTCGGATGAGATGACACTTAAACCAACACTTGATGCAGATGAAGACATTGCTCTCGATCAAACCCTAACCAGTCAAGAGGATGACTTTGATTTAGGAGGCTTTTCCGATAGTCAGGAAAGTGAAGAAGATATTGGTTTTGAACAAACCCCAACCAGTACTGAAGATGAGTTTGATTTAGGAGACTTTTCCGATAGTCAGGAAAGTGAGGAAGATATTGGTTTCGAACAAACCACAACCAATCAAGAAGATGACTTTGATTTAGGAGAATTTTCCGATACTGAAGAAGATATTGGTTTCGAACAAACCACAACCAATCAAGAAGATGACTTTGATTTAGGAGACTTTTCCGATAGTGAAGAAGATATAGAGTTCGTAGAATCACCGACAGCAGAGGAAGAAGATTTGCTGGATTTGTCAGCAGTATCAACAGATAGTAGTAATGATTTTGATCTGGGTGATATGTCTGATGATAGTGATGAAGACATGTTTAAACTGGACGATATTTCCTTTGATGAGGAATCAGAAAACGGTGATGATAATTCCCTAATGGATGATGTCTGGCAAGAAATGAATGAGCTTAAATAA
- the hemB gene encoding porphobilinogen synthase, with protein sequence MTLPNLIDKSIASDQLQLTHRPRRLRRTAAFRRMVQENQLTVNDLIYPVFVMEGQGLKPEVKSMPGCYRYSLDLLLKEVTEAFELGINAIALFPLIPQDLKDATGTESYNPDGLIQRTIRAIKQEVPELVVITDVALDPFSSDGHDGIVTEDGTILNDATVEVLIKMALSQAAAGADMVAPSDMMDGRIGAIRKALDGEGYTDVGILAYSAKYASAYYGPFRDALDSAPKFGDKKTYQMDPANALEALKEIDLDISEGADMVMVKPALAYMDVIHRVRQHTNLPVAAYNVSGEYAMIKAAGQNGWIDEKKVMMETLTSMKRAGADLILTYFAKEVATILQ encoded by the coding sequence ATGACCTTACCCAACTTGATTGACAAGTCAATAGCCTCGGACCAACTCCAATTAACCCATCGGCCTCGACGTCTGCGCCGTACAGCAGCCTTTCGTCGGATGGTTCAAGAGAATCAACTGACGGTTAATGACCTGATTTATCCAGTATTTGTGATGGAAGGTCAGGGTCTAAAACCAGAAGTGAAGTCCATGCCAGGGTGTTACCGCTATTCTCTGGACTTATTGCTCAAAGAAGTAACCGAGGCATTTGAGCTGGGAATTAATGCGATCGCACTTTTCCCCCTCATTCCCCAAGACTTGAAAGATGCTACCGGTACTGAAAGCTACAACCCTGATGGATTAATCCAACGCACCATCAGAGCAATTAAGCAAGAAGTGCCAGAGCTAGTGGTGATTACCGATGTCGCCCTTGATCCCTTTTCCAGTGATGGTCATGATGGCATTGTCACCGAAGATGGCACTATCCTAAATGACGCCACCGTGGAAGTTTTGATAAAAATGGCCTTATCTCAAGCTGCAGCTGGGGCAGATATGGTTGCGCCTTCCGACATGATGGATGGACGCATTGGTGCAATTCGTAAAGCTCTAGATGGTGAAGGCTACACTGATGTCGGAATTCTGGCCTATTCAGCTAAATACGCCTCCGCTTATTATGGACCATTCCGGGATGCCCTAGATTCAGCTCCTAAATTTGGTGACAAAAAGACTTACCAAATGGATCCCGCTAACGCCCTTGAAGCCCTAAAAGAAATTGACTTAGATATCTCAGAAGGGGCAGACATGGTGATGGTTAAGCCAGCCTTAGCCTATATGGATGTTATCCACCGGGTTAGACAGCATACTAATTTACCCGTTGCTGCATACAACGTTAGTGGTGAGTACGCCATGATTAAAGCAGCCGGTCAGAATGGTTGGATTGATGAGAAAAAAGTCATGATGGAAACCCTGACTAGCATGAAGCGGGCTGGTGCTGACTTAATATTGACCTATTTTGCCAAAGAAGTAGCTACAATCCTGCAGTAA
- a CDS encoding CmcI family methyltransferase, giving the protein MDYKTVLQEKQHHSQRLNPKRFAKISERIDRCDIPVEAWIPLLDNAMLQTWKGIILNKSVTEIGVYPMLIHELQPKTIIELGAFNGGSAIWLADHLELFGIKGRVYSMDIDLSLLDEGAKQDSRVHFFQGDSNDLAATFPGQMLWDLPHLWLLIEDSHVNLVGILEYFHQNGFQSGDYLIVEDTSQSMWDYWRKHWDDAAEVEEGARKLKDLRDWLKNHEDEYLLDTYYQDMYGYNGSKNWNSILKRV; this is encoded by the coding sequence ATGGATTATAAAACTGTTCTCCAAGAAAAACAACACCATAGTCAACGGTTAAATCCTAAGCGATTTGCTAAAATCTCAGAACGAATAGATCGATGCGATATTCCTGTTGAAGCTTGGATTCCTCTGCTGGACAATGCCATGTTACAGACTTGGAAAGGGATAATTCTGAATAAGTCCGTAACCGAAATTGGGGTTTACCCTATGTTAATCCACGAACTCCAACCAAAAACGATTATCGAACTTGGTGCATTTAACGGAGGAAGCGCCATTTGGTTGGCGGATCATTTGGAACTATTTGGCATAAAAGGTAGAGTCTATTCGATGGATATCGATCTCTCGCTTTTAGATGAGGGAGCAAAACAAGACTCTCGAGTGCATTTTTTTCAGGGAGATTCCAATGACTTGGCTGCTACCTTTCCTGGTCAAATGCTTTGGGATCTGCCTCATCTTTGGTTGCTGATTGAAGACTCCCACGTCAATCTGGTTGGTATCCTAGAATATTTTCATCAAAATGGCTTTCAGAGTGGAGACTACTTAATTGTTGAGGACACGAGCCAATCAATGTGGGATTATTGGCGCAAACACTGGGATGATGCTGCCGAAGTTGAGGAAGGAGCGCGGAAACTGAAGGATTTGAGGGATTGGTTGAAAAACCACGAAGACGAGTATTTGCTAGATACCTACTATCAGGATATGTACGGCTACAACGGGTCAAAAAACTGGAACTCGATTCTCAAGAGAGTTTGA
- a CDS encoding MBOAT family O-acyltransferase — MSFISITYSCFLLAVLGIYWLVQRSTAATGSPKLKLLLLLISSLIFYASLQIQYIPLLVLITLINFYFGQALGTNTVAGSHATNYHLSNEEWLLADSFWNNRRLRLLWLGIFLNVIFLLGFKYIPFLLSNLAVIPNFTIAQDGANWIRDNLIVPLGISFFIFEGIAYIIDVYRGAPATRNLLQFAAYKLFFPKLISGPITRYHPFALELKTLQFPSLDRGTEGLWLITSGAIKKALLADHIGIFVDLCFGNIERAGSGDLWLAIFAYGLQLYFDFSGYVDIARGSAMLLGINLPENFDFPYFSISIADFWRRWHITLGDWIRNYLYFPLGGSRKGVARTCLNLFIVMVIIGIWHGAAWGFVAWGGLHGLALVLHRLTEAFCENRDGIKRWWQSWSGVLVSWFLTQFMVFTAWIFFRIPNLKQASLVIQNLWGHPADIQFGQKVYLTAIGMERFWVVLLLVSLAASMAGVYSIRRGLKLQLNWPVKLLLVPVGLYVVWLFAPQSGLPYIYFDF, encoded by the coding sequence ATGTCATTTATTTCGATTACCTACAGCTGTTTCTTGTTAGCCGTTTTGGGAATCTACTGGTTGGTGCAACGTTCTACAGCTGCCACAGGTTCTCCGAAACTAAAACTTTTGCTTTTATTAATTAGCAGTCTAATATTTTATGCTTCACTACAAATCCAGTACATTCCCCTGTTGGTATTGATTACCTTAATTAATTTTTACTTTGGACAAGCACTAGGGACGAATACAGTTGCTGGTTCCCATGCTACTAATTATCATCTCTCCAATGAAGAATGGCTATTGGCTGATAGTTTTTGGAATAACCGACGATTAAGACTACTGTGGCTAGGTATTTTTCTAAATGTTATCTTTTTGCTGGGCTTCAAGTATATTCCTTTTCTATTGTCAAACTTAGCAGTAATTCCCAACTTTACCATTGCCCAAGATGGGGCTAATTGGATTAGGGATAACTTAATTGTCCCTCTAGGAATATCGTTTTTTATATTTGAGGGTATTGCTTATATCATTGATGTCTATCGTGGGGCTCCTGCCACTCGTAATCTACTCCAGTTTGCTGCTTATAAGTTATTTTTTCCTAAACTTATTTCTGGTCCAATTACTCGTTATCATCCGTTTGCCCTTGAACTGAAAACCTTACAATTTCCAAGTCTTGACCGAGGAACAGAAGGGCTTTGGTTGATTACATCTGGTGCGATTAAAAAGGCACTGTTAGCCGACCACATTGGGATTTTTGTTGATTTGTGTTTTGGCAATATAGAACGGGCTGGTAGTGGAGATTTATGGTTAGCTATCTTTGCCTACGGTTTACAACTCTATTTCGATTTCAGCGGTTATGTAGACATTGCCCGTGGTAGTGCAATGTTACTGGGCATTAATCTTCCAGAAAACTTTGATTTTCCCTATTTCAGTATCAGCATTGCGGATTTCTGGCGTCGCTGGCACATCACTCTAGGGGATTGGATCCGTAACTATCTCTACTTTCCCTTGGGCGGTTCCCGTAAAGGGGTTGCTCGTACCTGCCTTAACCTATTCATTGTAATGGTGATTATTGGTATCTGGCATGGAGCAGCTTGGGGATTTGTAGCCTGGGGTGGCTTGCATGGTCTAGCCTTAGTCCTTCATCGCTTGACCGAAGCTTTCTGTGAAAATAGAGATGGGATAAAACGTTGGTGGCAAAGTTGGTCAGGGGTCTTGGTCAGCTGGTTTTTGACCCAATTTATGGTGTTTACTGCCTGGATTTTTTTCCGCATTCCCAATCTTAAACAAGCCAGTTTAGTCATCCAGAATCTCTGGGGTCACCCAGCTGACATCCAATTTGGTCAAAAAGTATACTTAACCGCTATTGGTATGGAACGCTTCTGGGTTGTTCTGCTGTTAGTTAGCTTAGCAGCCTCAATGGCTGGGGTTTACAGTATCCGAAGGGGTCTGAAATTACAACTCAACTGGCCGGTGAAGTTGTTGTTGGTACCAGTAGGTCTCTACGTAGTTTGGTTGTTTGCTCCTCAGAGTGGTCTCCCTTACATTTATTTCGATTTTTAA